The Malaclemys terrapin pileata isolate rMalTer1 chromosome 20, rMalTer1.hap1, whole genome shotgun sequence genome contains the following window.
aCTGCATTGCATGGCTGGCTGTGTGAGCCGGCACACAACCCCCGCCCCATGTGTCTGTAACCTGCCCTTAGCGCCCAGGGACAGTGCCGGGGCTAACAGACACCTCACTGCATCCACAGGAAACGTTCGGGTTTCTATCTTTGTACAGAAGGAACCTCACGTTCTGGTACAGATCCCAACACCAGACAGTCATGGTTCCCCCCCAGGGCAACCCCCCTGCTGGAGCTCAGGGAGATGGAGGGCTTGGGGTAGCTGAGCTCTGTGGTGAGAAGGAGACAGGCCATGAGACAGACCCCGGCACAGTCAGTGCTCCCCGTCCTCACTGCACGGTCCCAGAGACGGGGCCCCTGGGAGAAAACCCAGCCAGAGGAACCTCTCCCAGATCCCAGAGATTCCCGGGAGCTACGCCCGGAACTGCCTAAAATCCAGAGCACCCCTCTGTACCCATCCATCTACTTCATTGGGCCAagaagcctgggagccaggactcctggattctatccctggctctgggaggggagtggggactattGGTTAGATCGGGATGAGGCTGGGAGTCagaggtgctgggtgctgcacagacatggGGAGAAAAAGCCCCCACTTTAAAGCCAAGTCCTGACGATCTAACCAGACacaaggtgcaggagggatgaTTATCCCCCATTCATacaaggggaaatggaggcacaggcaGCTTAAGTGACACCCCAAGAAGTGTTCTATCCACCCAGAGACCCCCATGATGGTCTGTCTGGgtatggggctgggagcagggacacTGAGCCGGGCCCCTCATCTGCTACAATGATCCGCACCATCTCACTGGGATACAACCAGTTGGGCGGCTCCGATCTGGAGCAAGATCGGCATGTGTAGGCCCCTCTGTCTTCCCACTTGGCGCTGGGGATGGTGAATTcacccctgtccccagcagcatCCAGCTCCCAGATTTCGATTCCACCTTTATACAGCAATAACCTCCTGGCCTCGCACCGACACTGACAGCGGATGGTGACGGCTTCCCCTGGGGCGATCACCCCGCTGGGGCTGACGGAGATGGAGGGTCCAGGCACAGGGAGCTCTGCGTTCACAGACAAACAGGAGTGAGGTGGGGAGACAcaagcccctccccgtgtgtctGTAACCTGCCCTTAGCACCCAGCCCCAGGGACAGCGCCGGGGCTAACAGACACCTCACTGCATCCACACGGAACctgtgggctggattctgatctcagtcccccagggtcaatccggagtcacccctgactgcactgggggcagggctgggttctgatctcagcccaCCAggagggtgaccatatttccctctgctgaatacgggacacctggtaaaattactcgtattcaagcgagttcaatggcaatcaatcagagcTAGGCAGTACAAACCTTCAGATTAACATCAAGTGACTGAGCCCTTGTTAAAAAGAAATTCTGCGtagttggattatttttatttaccttcttatctttaagccTTTAGTGTTCACATGGGGAGGGGCGacagcccccatccctcccccaacatggagagcttacacacacacacacacacacacacattcctgtaCCCCTCTCTCACAAAGGGGTGTGTGTCTGACCGAACCGAACCGAACCGAACCTCCCTGCCCAGTGCTGTCCCCCCTCCATacctggctgggcccccggggacggacctgcctctcctggtacctggcgccGTGTCTTCCTGAGGCAAAatgtgtatgtgggggagagagacacagggtCACATGTCCCcctccagatttctgccagggttcacagcagaatgtggccagcagcagcctttcgacactgtgcaggagggaagggacgggagctgcttTCAGCCACCCGGGAggagcggggcaggagggagaagggCTGACCTGGCCCGTGTCTTTGCTGAGCtcatctctcccccactcccccagggatggaagcagcttgtcccttcctgcccgcacagtgtaGAAAGGCAGCGAAcacccccaggctgctgctggccacccacataacccagccgcctcctgtcCCCCACCTACAGCGTGGGCAGAAAGGAGTTAAGCCCTAAGGCTGCATTgtgccccagagcccagggaacctgactgcaagGGCCTCAGTGACCCCGGCCAgagggggggctcagcaggggaggatgcccaggggacggagcagccccgcgctccctgggggcaggacccagggggtggggggtgaagagggtgctaagccctagggggctgctgtggagcctgcaggttcggggtgggaacaggctggaaatcccttcccccacctcgctgtcttgggctttcccgggcgccggcccagccagaggcagtggggggaggaagggaggagcctgccagccaggctgtgggtgagctgagcgctccgaccaggggctggttctccccaCAGTGCTGGGTTGGGCTGCGCCCTGCCGCGGGGGCatggaggagcagcggggctggggggcgaaGGAGCGAGGCAGGGAGAGGATTGCGAGAGGGGGAGCACgtaaagggccgatgggtgggcagcagaggtgacacgtAACCGGCCGCTGCCTGGCACCTGCCCACACCCACCAGCCGCAGCTCGCGCCAGCCAGAAACgggaaggggaggtggggctcTCCTGGCCAAAAGCCGGCacgcagcaggggctgcactgatggaccagcaggggaGCGGCTGGTCTCATCCACTGCATTTTTGCCCCGCCACCAGCCATGCACAACCACCCACATCATCAGCCAGTGGACCCCGCCACTCACTGCTGTTGGGAGGcggctggcaagcagggatccgGCCATTACTGatgggggggagacagaaaataaggGACAGCTTGCCTGTtcttaagaaaaagttgggacacctgcaggagggttaaatacaggactgtccctttaaaaatgggaggtctggtcaccctacccacctCTCATCCCCTGGTTTATCAGGGGTCATCCCCGACTGCACTGGAGgcagggccaggttctgatctcaaCCCCCTGGGATCAATACAAGGAGGTTGAACTGATTTTTGGGATGAAGGTCCAGGGCTCAGCTCCTcttttcctctcccccttcccctgccctgtcctGAACACTAAAgtttcccctgccccacagatacTCACTTCCCGAAACCCCGCTCTGCCcggccagccagcagcctggaaaGGAGATGGCTTGTTAGGGACCAGATCACAGAGTGACTGGATCCTACACCCTGGTCTCAGACCCTCCCCTGCATGGTCAGGTGTTCTGGTCTCAGGGTCCCCCCTATAGACAAAtgccctggtctcagatcccccCCATGGTCACATGCCCTGGTCTCAGACCCCCCCCCAGACACTCTGGTCTCAGATCCCCCCCACATGGGCATAAGCCCCCTCAGGCACACACACATCTCAGATCCCTCCCATAGGCACTTGGCCTGGTCTCAGATCTCTCCCCCATTGCCAGATGCAATTGTCtcagattctccccccccccccccaccattggaCTGtgccctggtctcagatccctgcccccccccatatgCACACAGaccctggtctcagatcccccCATGGACACACGCCCTGGCTGTCTCCGATACTCACCGAGGAAAAGGATGGTGAGAGCAGATGTCATGGTAGGGGCAGCGAGGGGCCCCTCAGCGCTGACACCAATGTCCCACTGCCCAGCTCCACCGAGCCCCAAATAAGGAACTCAGCTGGTGGCTCCAGGTACAGGAAGCCAACATGGCTTGTAACATCCTGCGTCCCTCACACATTATCTCCAATCTGCAGACAAAATCTAGTGCGTTCAAAGTAAGCAGAGGGCTTTGCAAAACCCAAGAAATCCAGGGACTGTCAGCTTGGCCAGGTGTCATGCAGCTCCCAGCTTGTCTGTGTCTCTGTGGAGGGGGGGACAGGTCACCCTCAACATACCCTGCCGCCTTGAGGAAGGTGCATCAGGCTGAGAGCCAGGCGACCACAGGGTCTGGTCTTCAATCTTCCACTGACCACGATTTCCATGAAAATTCCATCCCCTTTTCATTCTGGGTTCAAGCCCGGCTGGTGACCCATGTAGGTAAAATTAATATGGTCTTTGGGAAGGAACCGGTTCATTTCACTTGCCGGAAGGACGGGCAGGTCAGGGAGTGAGGGgttggggattttataacctgctgtgtattaaacctgtggagggacttaccacctcctcccacttgtgagtcctttgggctgtactgaacccagtcagccacactgctaaaacactacagagaagaattttgtggtTGTAGatcatcaagggccccaacaaagtacgtgtaccaacaggacactaattttacatttgctacatcaggtcacatgactggggaaagtcacagGTATTATCAGGGTGGGCACCGgtgaccctaaaaatagtgttttaccctgttaCGTTATATTTGTCTCCTATTTAATGTAATTactgtgttgaatatattgtatgtgtttgtgttatttcttggaagtctccaactgtctggcaagtaagtggggattaCGCGATGGTTAGAGTTTTCCTCCCAAGCTgtcctggtgaccctgccaggaaggagtgagggggatggaggcactgccaaataaattcataggaaaaaataaagaagatacaccctgctgagtgggtggtgGGATCAAGAAGAACCCAGACGTGTCCATCAACACCTATAAGCAGATTGGCATTAGAGAAAGTAACTGGGTGGAGAGGGGGCACTacatatatagacacacacacacacacacacacacacacacacacagtataagtttaaaaaacaacaacaatggaaTCCTGtccacagcaatgatgattgtgaagcttggttgaggtggaggagtcagagggtggaagagggtggacTATTTCCCacggaatgccttactgctaaatgatgaactagctgtcacggactcacagatcgtgcctactcttggccccgtgcagtccgtggggggtgccccttttagtgagacagcccttctcgggggtccactctctctcggggtcaggcccctccacctcctggagccgcacctctctgagccttagcacgtctgtctctgccgtgggccccctcagggagtccactcgctctggacccccggggcctccacccccgaaggggttgatgccaccctgttctctagaccggagtgactctcagccagcatgaaacaggagggtttattgagagttgaacacagcacaggaaactctcagggcctcaggcctggcctccctcagcccagcacatcccagtctctctgcatccaggtgggctctgcctgcttcccctctccagcccagagcccccctgctcccagctgggcatctgagatcaccggccccaggccccgcctctgtccattgtctactctccaggtaaacagggtcgtaaacccgggcctcctctcctcgcttctgtcctctggctggaaccggctggttcggtcactgggtcctcactctgcagcccattgtccgcccactggccagaaccggctgcgtctcctcagctgggcctctgggtcaccaggtcgccaggtcaccggtcactggggtatccatcctcccggccatcggctgggtccccacgtcctctccccggtcctctgcaaaacacactccctctcccctcacctcgttaaaccagtaacacccagggaaactgagtcccaccccctcttcatgcaaaccattgaaactccacagaaaatgagaaaaccccccacttcgtcacactagcactcggctgagccctcaaaagTTAACACGTTGtttttaatgtagcctcacactccacaaagcagcaggaatggagggaggagccacagcatgggagagagagacagagacacacagtgtgtgtgtgtgtgtgtgtgtgtgtgtgtgtgtgaaagagagggGGGgggtgcattgcccctttaagtacgctgaccccattCTAAGTAcgttgcctttttaagtagatgaGCATGTTGAGACAACAGCTGCTGCCAGTAAActccctctgtcctgaacccTATTGTGTCTCccccactctgtggagatgggatacaggagtggggggagggggacaccctgacattagcacccctcttaccccccgcccctgcacagcaagcaggaggctcccggagcagctccaaggcagagggaaggagcagcacacggcagtgcggggagggacagctgaattgCCCAGCAActggtagcctgctgggcagctgctgcacagggaatttaggggagctgatggggggctgctggtctaccctggttccaagcccccaccagctcgatccaatgggctgctcttcctgcaagcagtggacaaagcagacagctgccaaacaatgttataagggagacttgtgcaactttaaacgagcatgttccctaattgatcagcaacataacagcaaaacaacattaaccagggcggctttaagtgaggagttactgtactgctgAGCTCACCAGTACAGTAACTACCATTGGCTGGATTAAACCCACTTCCTGGGCAACAATTTACATTCATGGAGCACCAGGATCTGGAGTTAGAACGTCCAAGGCACTAGACCAGAACCCACCGCTCTACGGTCCCTTTGTGGTTTCTCTGTTTTCAGTCTCTGGATGTCCCGAGTTCAGAGGCAGAGTTCTTAAGATGGTTTATTATATTTTGAGCAATCCTCTTGTGCCATCTCTGTTTCCTGTTCTGAGTTCCAGCTCAGATAACTGCAGCTATTCCTCCATGCCACGGGTTGGCTTCTTGACTGAACAACCATCCCTCTACTGCTTTCTGGGGTACTCACAGTCCCTTTCCTCTCTGACAATTtctctcttcctgtccctgcacCTGAAAGTGCTGGACGGACGTTTTGTACATACTTGTGACTGGGGTCTTGGAGGGGAGCCAGCTATGGTCAGTcgattagggtgaactgcaaagaatggtggatattccaatatttagattcaccaagccagcataaaacagcttctgtatTACCTCattggttactcagaagtccaaacaatgcagttcccttaaagtgatccagccttaggcctccatccaggtacccacgtcaaatatgatgaaaatttctgtaattcttatttcatcatataaaagaaaaggttctaccaatcccaaagaagTGGagacattacctcccaggttactgAATATtctagatcttacccaaatacatgctacagccaattcttattaactaaactaacatttattaaaaaacaaaagagagtctggttaaaagatcaatatacagacagacatgagtgcaattcttgaggttcagattcacagcagagctggggagctttgtggttgcaaagagttcctttagaattcagttcctagatcatagtccaatgtccaaatctcatattcagggcataccagcataactgggaccatagacgccgactctgtgggtgctccagggctagatgtagaaccaatgtgaatgaaattgttttacaatgtagaaccaatgtgaatgaaattgtttttagttattcactgtaccattgtaacttctgttcaccatttcattacacttgccattttgcctacattgtaacttctgtgcAATACTGTAAttcaaaacccattttaaaatgctgactCCATTTTGTAGAAGGCTTGTGCTGCAGCCTCCATTTTTGCAAGCCATACTGTAATTTTATTAGTCTAGttgagatgtgtgaatgaggtatgtatgggtgatagaatcaacctccagcaccagcccaTCCTGATGAGATAAAGTTCAAATACCAACAGCTGAAGAACTAGACAACAGCCCTAACTCAAGCAAGAAGCAtccaccttaaaaagaaaaaacaacagaaggaagatcaaagccaggtcccaggctgacagtcacgcctgcaattgacgggtgatcaagcACCAAACCCAGAGGCGGCGTGACACAGCGAGACCTAGAGACTTTGAATCCAAACTAAACTCCTATGAAAAAGGAAGGGTGAGATGAGAGATTTTGGGTAACGTTCTGCTATCAACATCAAGGAGCATCGGTGCGCGCCCGACAGAGACCCAGCTCCTCCTCGTGctcagctttcctggccagttagctgcCACGAGCTATgatcccaagctgcaaactcaaactacaatcaggactggtaactatccagcagctgcagaacattttggtgtgtgtgtgtgtgtgtgtgagcatatGTGTATAAGCATTGAGGTATTTGCTAATAGTtacagattaataataaatgtggcatctttgtcttgacccctaaaacgatcctgtataagtttgtgggacaacattttggtggagaatgcgggcagggggagcaagcatagaacccacagttattataaaactggtgtgcacaccgccagctttagcaagcctggcactataggaaaaagagtgtaaactttcagttaattacccaaactctgaaggaaataggagtttaggtttaaattgtgttataaaggtacatacaccctcagccgtagcaagactgagctaaagaggagaacttagtgtttctcactctgatccggggaaggatttgtataattggtgtatgaaccctcggtggtagcagaccgagtaatacagagggagaCTTAGTGTCTCTTCCTCTGGCCCAGAGAGGGTTAAGTTGTTCCTTCAGGAGTTAAAAAGGGAAAATTGCTATTTGTAAGTCACTCCTTTAGGAATTGGAGGTTATAGTGTTCTGATATTTATCAGCTCAGTTTCCTGTGTTGTACTTGGCTATGGCACACTTGTTAGGGAAAATGTTTAGGAAGACACAGTGTAAAGACATCTTTAGAGAAAAACAGGGAATGCTGTCTTTTGTCCAAGAGCCCACACCCTTTAAACAAGTACTACAGAGGTTTGGACACAGCCCGTGTActgaaggggggctgggagatgtgtgtactatttcagatttggaggATAGGCTGGCAAGGTATATAATCCTGTACAAGCCTACTCCAACTAAAAGGGATTCAGCAACAATCTGGCTTTTGTGGGACGCATGCAGGGATTTATACTCCCGCTTGGCATCCTTCCCGGAGGAGAATGcctccctgcatgaaaaactCACTCATATGGAAAAAGAGGCAGACAGATGGAAAGTGGTAGCGACAGGGGTGCAAAGCCAGTTAGACCCTCTCCGGGAGGCAATCAGGGAgggcaaacaaagagaaaagaagtTAGAGGAACAGGtcggggaaaaggaaaaaatagaaaaagagaaTCAAGTGTTGCAAGGCATGGTAAAGAGGTTAACCATAGAACAAAGTAAAGCTCTCCCCGCTAATCACAGCCAATGTGAGTCCCTTATCCAGCACCTTAAACAAAGGCTGGGATTCGCAAACCACCAGATAGCAGCGGTAACGGCAGGAGAGTGGGACTTTGATCCCCAGAGTGACATCCCTGATTGGGAAGATGCCCCGAGGGAATCTAGCAAGGTGTGGGAAAGAGAGCTACGGAGCAGCAATCCTGAGCCCCAGGGGCCGGTTGCAGCAATTAACAGAATTACTGTAACAagaacagacacagacacagggaCTAGCACAGCTACTACAACCGTCCCCGTATCAGCAGCTGATCTCCAAGCGATGGCAAAAATGCTTGGACCCCTTAACCGGGAAAATTTCTCAAAATGGACTCTGCGTGCGCTGCAATTGGCAGGCAGAGAAGATTTAACAGTCCCTGAGCTTAAACGCCTCATGACCACCTGTGAAGCACCCGAATTACAGGGAGTCATTGATCGGGTAATAAGAGATAACAGGGAGAACAATACCTTCCTACCCCTGT
Protein-coding sequences here:
- the LOC128826310 gene encoding alpha-1B-glycoprotein-like, with product MSRFSSVLPYPNLPRPSISLSPTGVTAPGADVTIRCEGQRRDVRFFLQKAGDLNPQRHMDPAGDRAEFRIPTVGRQHRGSYSCSYRPQSEPFVSSEPSDPVELVVAELPVPGPSISVSPSGVIAPGEAVTIRCQCRCEARRLLLYKGGIEIWELDAAGDRGEFTIPSAKWEDRGAYTCRSCSRSEPPNWLYPSEMVRIIVADEGPGSVSLLPAPYPDRPSWGSLGG